Genomic window (Nitrospirota bacterium):
GGGTCTTTTTCTTTTTTTTCTTCGATCACTTTGATTGCGTGAATGACGGTGCTGTGGTCCTTGCCGCCAAAAAAATTACCGATCTCCGGAAGCGATGATCCCGCGAGACTTCGGCAAAGATACATTGCCACCTGGCGCGGCAATACCACTGCTCTCGTGCGACGTTTCGACTTGAGGTCGGAAATCTTCACACCGAACGCTTCAGATACGACCTTCTGCACAAGCTCGTTGGTGATGACCCGTTCCCGGCTGTCAAGAAGGTACTTGAGTTCGTTCTTGGCAAGTTCCTGCGTTATCTCGGTGTTCGTGAGCGATGAGACCGCGCCTAGTTTCACCAGGCCGCCTTCGAGCTCCCGGATGTTGCTCTTCATCATCGAGGCCAGAAATTCCGCAACATCATCGGGCAGGCGGATGCTCCAGAACTCAGCTTTTTTCTTCAGGATCGCGATCCGGGTTTCAAGGTCCGGCAGCTGAATATCTGTGATCAGGCCTGACTCAAAACGAGAACGGAGCCGTTCTTCGATATCAGGAATTTCCTTGGGCTGCCGATCGCTGGTGAGCACGATCTGCTTCTGGGCTTCATAAAGCGTGTTGAATGTATGAAAAAATTCTTCCTGGGTCCGCTCTTTGCCGGCAATGAACTGAATATCATCAATAAGCAGGACGTCCATGTTCCGGTACTTCTGACGGAACTCCTCCATGCGCTGATGGCTCATTTTGTTGATGAGTTCGTTTGTGAATTGCTCGGACGAGAGGTACGCAACTTTTGTCCGTGGTGACTTGCTTTGGATGTGGTGGCCGACAGCGTTCACGAGATGTGTCTTGCCCAGTCCGACGCCGCTGTAAATAAAGAGCGGATTGTACGATCGACCCGGCGCATCCGCCACAGCCCTTGCCGCGGCGTGAGCAAATTGGTTGCTGGGACCAACGACGAAATTTGCAAAGGTGTACTTTTTTTCGAAGAGGCCGATCTTGTCCTCGCGGCCCTCTTTTTTTTCTTCTTTGGTCTGACGAACGGCTTTTTTCACCGCCAACTGGGGTTGGACAAAAAAGTCGATCTCCATGTCCTCTCGCTTCGTTACTTCCTTGATGACATCGGAAAGAGTGCTCCAGTGATGCTCTTTTATCCAGTCCCGATGGAACTTACTCGGAACCTCGATCTGTATCTTATTGCCGTCTATCGACAGAAGCTTTGACTGGCTGAACCAGGTGTCATAACCCTGCTTGGACATTCGGTTTTCTATGAGTAATAGTATCTCTTCCCAAACACGTTCCTGATCCATACATACCCCAAAAATACCCCAAAAAACCGCTCTGGTTACAAACATGCTTATCCACAGGTGTGGACAATGTGTTTTTTTCTTACTTTTCGTGGGGTTATTGTTTCATGCGGAGGCTTATAGTCCGCTTTTTGTTGCCCTATTATTACGAGTTTTTCTGTATTGCTGCCTGACCAAGATTAGCATGCATTTTGCTAGTCAGTTCTGACATTGGATACCAGCGTGGCAAACTATACCAGAACACGGACATTCTGGCAAGGTATTTTTATCCACATTGCATCTCTGCTCTTCTGCTTCTATTGGATTGTTCCGTGTCAAAATCATATCTCATGGACCAAGATCTCGAAAACCGTGGATCGGGCTTATGCAGATTAAGAAACATCAATCTCTAAGCTTGATTCTTGTCTGTTCCAAGTAATAATTGCTTGACATTGCAACTGTCAGTAGTATAATAGAACAGCTGTTTCAACGGAAGGTGTTTGTAATCTTTTTTTTGGAGGTACATTGTATGTCAGACGATATAAAATTTGATCAGTTTTTAGATGCTAAGGGAATGAGCTGCCCGCTGCCGATTTTAAAAACAAAAAAAGCAGTGGAAGCACTGTCCAAGGACCAGGTTCTCAAGGTAGAATCCACGGACGCCGGTTCAAAGAGTGATATGGCATCATGGGCAAAGAGAACGGGCAATGAGCTCCTGAAGACAGAAGAAGGATCGGGCACGTTTACCTTCTACATTAAAAAAACCGCATAAAAAGAACACAAAATTACCATGGATGTTATGGGAGTAAAGCCGTCAGATATCATCGATGGCGTTGAGTTCGGCGGTGCGGCGTCATGGCTGGATTCGGCAGCAGACTCCCAGATCAATCTTTTCATCTGAAAAAAATACTTTTTCCCCAATCCACGATAGTCTTAACCAAACCGGTTTTGCAAACGAATCAATCTGTTTCTCTTTTCTCTCCGCTGGACTTTTCTTCCGGTTTATGATAAAAAGCCTTTAATGCTGATCCCCGAAAACCTGAAATATGACGACAAGGGACTGATTCCCGCTATCATCCAGGACTGGAAGACCCTTGAGATTTTGATGATGGCTTACATGAACGCCGCGTCACTGAAAAAAACCGTTGAGAGCGGCTTCACCTGGTATTGGAGCCGCTCACGCCAAAAGTTCTGGCAAAAGGGCGAGACTTCCGGCCACATTCAGCGCGTAAAGAACATCCTCTACGATTGCGATCAGGACACGCTTCTCATCATGGTAGAACAGATCGGACCCGCCTGTCATACGGGAGAGAGGTCCTGCTTTTTCAGGAGCTTTGCCGGTAACGCGCAAGGAGAAAAAGAATGAGCTCCGGCCCACACTGTCTGTTTTGCAAGATTGTCGAGAAAAAGATTCCTGCAAAGATCGTCCACGATGATGAGCTCTCGGTCGCTTTTGAGGACCTCAATCCCCAGGCGCCGGTCCATGTGCTTATTGTACCCAAAAAACATATTGCGGACATTCACAGCATCGTTGTCACGGACCGCGAGGTCATCGGGCACCTGTTCTTTGTTGCCAAGACCATTGCTTCCAAACAAGGGCTTGATCAGGGCGGGTACCGGATGGTAATCAACAACGGCCAGGATGCCGGTCAGTCCGTTTTCCACATCCATCTTCATCTGTTATCCGGCCGCATGTTTGCCTGGCCTCCAGGCTAATAAACTATCAACATTTTTCTGTGAACGGTTTATTGATATTCTGTGTATAAGTTTTCTCGCCTGGTTATCAACAACGTTGTCCTTCATTAAACACACGAAAGTCCCGTAATTATCCTTTCTCGATTTATCATTTTTATCAACACCTTTTTTCTTCTTCTCACATATCAACAGACACTACTACTACTACTACTAATTTATTTAATAGATAATAATAGTAATTAAAAGGAACATATTATCTGGATAACCTTACCAAACAGTTTTTTTTCTAACAAAGCAGGCATTAAAAATAATTATTGGATAAATTATTGAGCTGGTGGTATCTTGTTAAGGAGAATGGCTGTTGCATTAGTCTGAGAAGTAAAGCGAGTAGAAAATAAAAAAAAGAAAGTGGAATTTGGAGAGTGCTATGGAAAACAAGGAATTTGTATTTATCATCAGCCATTCGTATGATGCGATCGAACGTGCGGCGGCAGCGCTTCAGCTGGCAACCAATATGGCGGCCTTTGATGCCAAGATAGATTTCTTTTTGATGAACGAAGGAGTCCATCTTGCGCGCAGGGGATTCGCTGAATCCGCAACATGGCAGCATGCTTTTTCACCGGTTGCGGAACTTATGAAAAGTCTGGTGGAAGATTTTGATTGCAAGTTTTATATTTGTGCTTCCTGTGTGAAGTCATATGGTCTTGAGGGTGCGGAATGGATCAAGAATGCAGAGGTCAAGCCGGGATCCTATCTCGGAGAACTCTTGATGAAACGTCAGAACGTGACATTCTGATTAACCAAACAACATGAAAAATATCGCAAACTTTCTTTTCGAAGCAGGCATGCTAAAGCGCACTCCCCGGAGCGGATTTCAATTCCTTGGTACCGGCGCGGAGTCGGTGGCGGAGCACATCTTCCGAACAACCTATATCGGCTACGCGCTCGGAAAACTTGCCCTGGGGGTTAACGTGGACCGGGTGATCAAGATGTGTCTGTTTCATGATCTGCCGGAGGCCCGGACGGGCGACCTCAATTACGTGAATAAAAAGTATGTAGATGCAAATGAGAAAAAAGCGATTGACGACCTGGCAGAGACACTGCCCTTCGGCGGCGAGATCAGGGATCTGATACAGGAGTTCAATGAAGGCAAGACAGAAGAGGCGTGTTTGGCGCGCGATGCGGATCAGCTCGAAATGATATTGGCACTGAAAGAGTATAAGGATGTTGGGAACAAGCATGCAGACGAGTGGTTGGCCTTTTCGCAAAAACGGCTTCAAACTCAATCAGCGCAAAAGCTTGCGGAGGTCATCCTCGAAACAGATTCATCTCTCTGGTGGTTTAGCGACAAGAGTGATTGGTGGATCAACGGCGGCAAGCGCTGATATGGTGCTAAAGACCTCCGGTGCGGTCATGTTCCCTGAAACGCGTATCCGGTAAAGAGCGCATCCTGACCGGGAATAGTGATCGATCAACGGTGTTGTTCTTTTCCGGAAAAGCAATAGTTTTTTCTCGATCAATTCCTTGTTATCATCGATGCGCCCGGTTCGATCCCCGCCGGCGTTATCCCGAATGCGACAAACAACATCGTCTGGTGAACAGTCCAGAACAATAACGGCGTGAATCTCGGCGATTGTAGCGATGTCTCGTGCCTGCCCTGCGTGACGAGGGATACCGTTCAGGACGAGAACATCGTGTTCCGAGAACCCGACGCGGTTCATATACAGGGATATGATCTTTTCCGCAAGAGGGAAGTGCTCATTCTCGAGCAGAAGGCCGAGTTCAAGAACGCCGTGAATGAAGTCGAGCTCCTTTTTCGCATAGACACATGACCGGTCCACACGGGAAACAGCGCCTCGCAGTTCAGAACCGAAATCAAAGTGATGACACCGGCGTCCAAACAGTCCATGCTGCGCAATAGCGTCGCCGAGCGGGCTCTTGCCGACGCCAGTGGGGCCGAGGAGGAGAATTGAGTCAACGGGAAACAGGTAAGATATATTCGGCAACATTAGAGAGACCCGGAATCAAGGGGCGTAAAAATCGACAGGCAGACAATCACTGCTTTTGTTGCCACCCCGTGAGTATCGCGCATTCCTTTCTCCGGATGAGATGTTTCCTTTTGCTCCGTAAGCCCGTTATCTAGGCAAGCACGGTCTGCCGATTTATTAAATACAGATTACAGAACAAGAGACGTCTCGATAACACCGCCGCCGACAACAGTATCGCCGTCATAAAATACCGCGGCTTGGCCGGGGCAGACGCCCTGGACCTGTTTTTCGAACACTACGCGAACCGTGCCAACGGCCAGCGGTTCAATCACTGCCGGGATACAAGACGACCGGTATCGGACCTTGACCGTGACATTCATGCGAGAAAGGATCTTATCAATGCCGATGAAATTCAGGTTCGATACCACCATGCCATTGGTTTGGAGCTCTGACACTGTTCCGAGGACGACCCTGTTCGTGTCAATGTCGATTCTGACCACATAAAGACGCTCGCCCGCAGCAATGCCGAGCTTTCGTCGCTGTCCTACGGTGAAGAAAGCGATGCCGTCATGTTTTCCCACGGTCTTTCCATCTGTCATTACGATGTCACCGGGCAGAAGCGTCTCCGGTGAATGTTCTTTCAGGAAGGAGCGATAATCATTATTCGGCACAAAACAGATTTCCTGGCTCTCGGGTCGCCCGGCGGCAGGAAGCTTAAGATCGCGCGCGCGCGTTTTCACCTCGGTCTTGAGCATGCCGCCGAGTGGAAAGAGCACACCTGTCATCTGGTCCTGCGTGAGGCGGTAAAGAAAGTAGCTTTGGTCTTTTTGTTCATCGACGCCCTTTTTGAGCAGGGAGCGGGCTGTTGCCGGATCGTATTCGATACGGGCATAATGTCCGGTAGCGAGATAATCAAAACCATTCGCGCGGGCATGGTGCAGGAGCAGGTGGAACTTGACCAGGTCATTGCATTTGATGCAGGGGTTTGGCGTGCGGCCGTGTCGATATTCGGAAATGAAGTCGCTGATAATGTCCCGGGAGAATTCGGCTTGC
Coding sequences:
- the dnaA gene encoding chromosomal replication initiator protein DnaA gives rise to the protein MDQERVWEEILLLIENRMSKQGYDTWFSQSKLLSIDGNKIQIEVPSKFHRDWIKEHHWSTLSDVIKEVTKREDMEIDFFVQPQLAVKKAVRQTKEEKKEGREDKIGLFEKKYTFANFVVGPSNQFAHAAARAVADAPGRSYNPLFIYSGVGLGKTHLVNAVGHHIQSKSPRTKVAYLSSEQFTNELINKMSHQRMEEFRQKYRNMDVLLIDDIQFIAGKERTQEEFFHTFNTLYEAQKQIVLTSDRQPKEIPDIEERLRSRFESGLITDIQLPDLETRIAILKKKAEFWSIRLPDDVAEFLASMMKSNIRELEGGLVKLGAVSSLTNTEITQELAKNELKYLLDSRERVITNELVQKVVSEAFGVKISDLKSKRRTRAVVLPRQVAMYLCRSLAGSSLPEIGNFFGGKDHSTVIHAIKVIEEKKEKDPELKARVEMLIKQLRH
- the mnmA gene encoding tRNA 2-thiouridine(34) synthase MnmA translates to MTKRVLVAMSGGVDSSVTAALLQKQGYAVEGVTLKLTTGLCCDIGSAQAVCGHLNIPHRMIDAQAEFSRDIISDFISEYRHGRTPNPCIKCNDLVKFHLLLHHARANGFDYLATGHYARIEYDPATARSLLKKGVDEQKDQSYFLYRLTQDQMTGVLFPLGGMLKTEVKTRARDLKLPAAGRPESQEICFVPNNDYRSFLKEHSPETLLPGDIVMTDGKTVGKHDGIAFFTVGQRRKLGIAAGERLYVVRIDIDTNRVVLGTVSELQTNGMVVSNLNFIGIDKILSRMNVTVKVRYRSSCIPAVIEPLAVGTVRVVFEKQVQGVCPGQAAVFYDGDTVVGGGVIETSLVL
- a CDS encoding nucleoside monophosphate kinase encodes the protein MLPNISYLFPVDSILLLGPTGVGKSPLGDAIAQHGLFGRRCHHFDFGSELRGAVSRVDRSCVYAKKELDFIHGVLELGLLLENEHFPLAEKIISLYMNRVGFSEHDVLVLNGIPRHAGQARDIATIAEIHAVIVLDCSPDDVVCRIRDNAGGDRTGRIDDNKELIEKKLLLFRKRTTPLIDHYSRSGCALYRIRVSGNMTAPEVFSTISALAAVDPPITLVAKPPER
- a CDS encoding HD domain-containing protein — protein: MKNIANFLFEAGMLKRTPRSGFQFLGTGAESVAEHIFRTTYIGYALGKLALGVNVDRVIKMCLFHDLPEARTGDLNYVNKKYVDANEKKAIDDLAETLPFGGEIRDLIQEFNEGKTEEACLARDADQLEMILALKEYKDVGNKHADEWLAFSQKRLQTQSAQKLAEVILETDSSLWWFSDKSDWWINGGKR
- a CDS encoding histidine triad nucleotide-binding protein; amino-acid sequence: MSSGPHCLFCKIVEKKIPAKIVHDDELSVAFEDLNPQAPVHVLIVPKKHIADIHSIVVTDREVIGHLFFVAKTIASKQGLDQGGYRMVINNGQDAGQSVFHIHLHLLSGRMFAWPPG
- a CDS encoding sulfurtransferase TusA family protein → MSDDIKFDQFLDAKGMSCPLPILKTKKAVEALSKDQVLKVESTDAGSKSDMASWAKRTGNELLKTEEGSGTFTFYIKKTA
- a CDS encoding DsrE/DsrF/DrsH-like family protein, encoding MGVKPSDIIDGVEFGGAASWLDSAADSQINLFI
- a CDS encoding DsrE family protein; its protein translation is MENKEFVFIISHSYDAIERAAAALQLATNMAAFDAKIDFFLMNEGVHLARRGFAESATWQHAFSPVAELMKSLVEDFDCKFYICASCVKSYGLEGAEWIKNAEVKPGSYLGELLMKRQNVTF